The sequence ACCGGGTGCCGCTAGCCTCGGCGAAGCCGAAGTTCCGGACCGCCCTGGCCGACTATGCCTCGGCCGCTCTTGCCGGCAATGCCACAGCCGTCCCGCTCGCCGCGGGCGGAGCGGACGAGGCTGACGACGAGTCGTTCCCGGCCTCCGACTCCCCGACCGCGATCGAGGACAAGAAGTCGGACCTGCCGGCCTCCTCGAACGGGATCGCCGGTGACGTGAAGGGCCGTCCGTCGAACCCGACCGCGGTGACGCTGGCCGATGGCACCTCGTTCTCGATCGACCACGGCGCGGTCGCGATCGCCGCGATCACCTCATGCACCAACACCTCGAACCCGCAGGTCATGATCGGCGCCGCGTTGCTCGCCCGCAACGCCGTCGAGAAGGGCCTGACCCGCAAGCCGTGGGTCAAGACCACGCTCGCGCCCGGGTCCAAGGTCGTCATGGACTACTACAACCGCGCCGGCCTGGTGCCGTACCTGGAGAAGGTCGGCTTCAACCTGGTCGGTTTCGGCTGCACCACCTGCATCGGCAACTCCGGCCCGCTGCAGGAGGAGATCTCCGCCGGGATCAACGAGGGCGACCTGGCCGTCGTCTCGGTCCTGTCGGGCAACCGGAACTTCGAGGGCCGGATCAACCCCGACATCAAGATGAACTACCTGGCGTCCCCGCCGCTGGTCGTCGCCTACGCCCTCGCCGGCACGATGGACGTCGACCTGGTGAACGACCCGCTGGGCCACGCGCCGGACGGCAGCCCGGTCTACCTGCGCGACATCTGGCCGACCGAGGCGGAGGTCGCGGCGGTCGTCGCCGAGGCGATCACCTCCGACATGTTCGAGCGTGACTACGCCGACCTGTCCGGCGACGAGCGCTGGCAGTCGCTGCCCGTCGGCTCCGGCGGCGAGGTCTCGCAGACCTTCGACTGGGCGCCCGACTCGACCTACGTCCGGCACCCTCCGTACTTCGAGGGCATGGCGAAGACCCCGGCCCCGCGCACCGACATCGTCGGCGCCCGGGTGATGGCGGTCCTCGGCGACTCGGTCACCACCGACCACATCTCGCCCGCCGGCAACATCAAGAAGGACTCGCCCGCCGGCCGCTACCTGACCGAGCACGGCGTCGCCGCCGGCGACTTCAACTCCTACGGCTCGCGGCGCGGCAACCACGAGGTCATGATCCGCGGCACGTTCGCCAACATCCGGCTGCGCAACCGGCTCGCCCCCGGCACCGAGGGCGGCGTCACCCGGCACCTGCCGGACGGCGAGCAGATGGCGATCTACGACGCCGCCCAGAAGTACGCGGCCGAGAACGTTCCGCTGGTCGTGCTCGCCGGCAAGGAGTACGGCTCGGGCTCGTCCCGCGACTGGGCCGCCAAGGGCACCGCGCTGCTCGGCGTCCGGCTCGTCATCGCCGAGTCCTACGAGCGCATCCACCGGTCGAACCTGATCGGCATGGGCGTGCTGCCGCTGCAGTTCGCCCCGGGCGACTCCGTCGAGTCCCTCGGCCTGACGGGCGAGGAGGTCTTCACGGTCACCGGCCTGTCCGAGATCAGCGAGAAGACCACCACCCTCACCGTCCAGGCCGGCGACAAGTCGTTCGACGCCGTCGTCCGCATCGACACCCCCGGCGAGGCGGACTACTACCGCCACGGCGGCATCCTGCCCTACGTCCTGCGCTCGTTGATCTGACGCCTGGCGCGCTAGACAAGGCGGGGCCGGGGAGCATCGCTCCCCGGCCCCGCCTTGTCAAAGAGCGTCGTGGCGTCAGGGGTGGCTGACAGGCACGCGACTGTGGCGACTGGCTGGCTCATTCACCGAGCAGGCCCTGGCCGTCGAAGTCGTCAAGGTCCGCGAAGAACTGGTCTGCGTCCATGGGTGGATCGTTGGCGAACGTCGCCAGGATCTCGTCCATCGGAACGAACTTCTGTCGGCGTGCCGGAGTGAGCTCCGCGATGGGATAGCCGTCCCGCGTCACGACGAAGGTCTCGCCGCTCTCGACCGCGCGCAGGATGTCACCGGCGTCATCCCGCAGCTCTCGTTGGGTGATCTTGCGGGGAACGTGCTCGGTCGCGACGGTCATGGTACCTCCAGGTGCAGTGGCGAATACGTTGCGCGACGAGAGTGTTGACTCAGACACTGTCTGGTTATACAGTATTTAATCGATCATGGCCGTGGCAAGACGGCCGTGGCAAGACTGCGAGATCAAGAGGTGGCGGAGGCTGCGCCCGCGTGCTTGCACCACCACGCCATCCCCGGAACGCGGCGTGCGTGGGCGGGTTCACAGTGGGTGGGGGATCGGGCCCGGCTCTCGTGTTCAGGTGGGGTTGGCAGGATGGGCGCGGGCCGGGTGGCCGCGGGGGCGACGGGCGGGGTGAGGAGCGGCGGGATGGCTGATCGGCCGGGGGCTGAGGAACTGCTCGCGCTGGCGGTGGACGTCGCGACGGAGGCGGGCCAGCTGGCGTTGCGCGGGCGGGCTGGGACGGTGGCGGCCGAGTCGACCAAGTCGTCGCCGACGGACGTCGTCACCGCGCTCGACCGGGCGTCCGAGGCGCTGGTCGCGAAGCGACTGCTCGAGGCCCGGCCGGACGACGGCATCCTCGGGGAGGAGGGGGCCGACGCGACCGGGACGTCCGGCGTGCGCTGGATCGTCGACCCGATCGACGGGACGGTCAACTTCCTCTACAACCTGCCGAACTGGGCCGTGTCGCTGGCCGCCGAGGTCGATGGCGAGGTCGTCGCCGGAGTCGTGTACGCGCCGGCCCTCGGGCGGACCTACACGGCGCTGCGCGGGGCCGGCGCGGCGCTCGACGGCACCCCGCTGCGGGTCTCGGCGGTCGAGAGCCTGGACATGGCGCTGATCGCCACCGGGTTCGGCTACACCGTCGAGCGTCGGACCGCCCAGATCAACGTGCTGACGAGGGTGATCCCGAAGGTTCGGGACATCCGCCGGATGGGCGCCGCGTCGCTGGACCTGTGCTCCGTCGCCGCCGGCACCCTGGACGGCTACTACGAGCGCGGCCTGAAGCCCTGGGACCACGCCGCGGGCGGCCTGATCGCCACCGAGGCCGGTGCCGTCACGGGCGGCCTCGACGGCGCCCCCGGTACCGAGGCCCTCTACATCGCCGCCCCGCCCGCGATCTTCGGTTTTCTCGTGGACCTGCTCGCCGCGGAGCCCCGCGCCGACCGCGACTAGTCACCGCCAGAGGGCTGCGCCGACTGCTCAGGCTCCGCTGATGCCGAGCAGACCGCCGATGCCGAAGGCGGCTGCGGCGGCCAGCCCGCCGACGAGCAGTTGCCGAGTGGCGCCGCGCCGTGGCGGGTCGCCGGCCAGCAGGCTCAGGCCGCCGCCGACGACAGCGAGCGCGATGGCCGTCAACAGCACCGCGGTGACTGCCGCCGCGGTGCCGGACGCGACCAGGAACGGCAGCACGACCACCAGCGCGCCAACCGTGAACGACGCCGCGCTCGCCGCCGCCGTCGCCCACGGCGAACCGAGCTCGTCCGGGTCCAGTCCGAGTTCCTCTCGGGCGAGGGTGTCCAGCGCGGTCTCGGGATTCGCCATGATCTTGCGCGCGGTCTCCTCGGCCTGCTCCTTCGGCAGCCCCTTGGCCTGGTAGAGCAGCGCCAGCTCGTGTTCCTCCCCAGCGGGGAAGTGGCGCAGCTCGTCCTCCTCGCGCCGGATCTCGGCGGCGAACATCTCCCGCTGGCTCGACACCGACACGAACTCGCCGGCCCCCATCGAGAACGCCCCCGCGAGCAGCCCGGCCACCCCCGCCAGCAGGATCGCTCGGCTCGGCGCCCCGGAGCCGACGAAACCAAGTACCAGAGCGGCGTTCGACACCAGCCCGTCGTTGACGCCGAACACGGCCGCCCGCAGCGCCCCGGACCGGTCGCCACGATGCCAGCGCTCGTTCGCCCCGATCCCTCCACTCGCCGCCTGCCGCACCGACATCGTCGCCAGCATCCGGGCATGGTGTCGTTCCTGCTGCCGCATGCCCGGGGCGGCCGCGATCTCGTCGTCGTAGCGGCCGGCGCTGGCGAGCTCGCTGGCCTCCAGCATCGGCAGCACGGCGGACAGCGAGAACCAACGGGCCAACAGGATCACGATGCGCAGCCGCAGGCTGCGCCGGTGGCGACGGGCGGAGGGAACGGGCTCGCCGAGCGCGCGCAACTGGTGTTCCCAGTGACCGGCGTGCTGGTCCTCCACATCGGCGAGTTCGCGCAGCACCTCGCCCCGCGGGCCGTCGCTGACCTCGGCGAGCTCCCGGTACATCGCGGCGGACTCGCGCTCGGACGTCAGGTAGACCCGGAAGCGGTCGCGCGAGGACACCGGGGTGCCCCGCCGGCCGTCGCCCCGCTGGCCGCGGCCCCACCGGCCGCCTTCGAAGGCATCCCACTCGTCATCCCACGCCGTGTCCGCGCTCTCCGTCGGAGGCTGTGCGGCGGGCGGGAAGTGTCCCGGCTTGGCCGTCGTCGTCCAGTCCGGGGCATACGGCCATCCATCTGGACGGATCGGGCCGGTGCTCGGGTCGGGCGGAGCGGCCGGCCTAGGCACGGTTCCCGGCGCCGGACCGGAATACTGCCCCCACGCTTCCAGCGGGGCTGCCGAGTGCGGAACCGCGATCGGCCCGCTCGGTGTGTTGATGAGGATGTACGGCTCTGCCCCGGGGCCACCGCCCGACGGGAAGTGGACCTGGGGCGCAGGGGGCGGAACGGCCGCCCACCAGTCACGGTCATCACCGACGGTCATCCGATGAACCGTCCTCGTATCGGAGCCCCGCTCACACCGGAGCCGTTTTGCCCCCCACCGGGCGGGATCTTAGGGACATTCGGGCATATCCAGACAGGGCCTCTCGAGATCTTTGTGTCGTCGTAGTGACGGGCGGGACGGCGAGGCGGCGGCAACCGCCCACAGCGCACCGGCTGATTAACAGCTTGCGATCACCCGTAAACTTGGCACGTGAGGTCACCAGACGAAGCTCGGGCGACGGCAGTGCGGCCGGCCCGGGCCATCCCAGCGAAGCCGAGTCTCGACGGGGTCGAGGAGCGCTGGTCGACGGTATGGCGGGACGAGCAGACGTACCGGTTCGACCGCACGGTCGACCGCGAGCGGGTCTACTCGATCGACACGCCGCCGCCGACCGTGTCCGGCTCGCTGCACGTCGGCCACGTCTTCTCGTACACGCATACGGACCTGATCGCCCGCTACCAGCGGATGCGTGGCCGTGAGGTCTTCTACCCGATGGGGTTCGACGACAACGGCCTGCCGACCGAGCGGCGGGTGCAGAACTACTACGGGG is a genomic window of Pseudofrankia inefficax containing:
- a CDS encoding type II toxin-antitoxin system Phd/YefM family antitoxin — protein: MTVATEHVPRKITQRELRDDAGDILRAVESGETFVVTRDGYPIAELTPARRQKFVPMDEILATFANDPPMDADQFFADLDDFDGQGLLGE
- a CDS encoding VIT1/CCC1 transporter family protein; this encodes MTVGDDRDWWAAVPPPAPQVHFPSGGGPGAEPYILINTPSGPIAVPHSAAPLEAWGQYSGPAPGTVPRPAAPPDPSTGPIRPDGWPYAPDWTTTAKPGHFPPAAQPPTESADTAWDDEWDAFEGGRWGRGQRGDGRRGTPVSSRDRFRVYLTSERESAAMYRELAEVSDGPRGEVLRELADVEDQHAGHWEHQLRALGEPVPSARRHRRSLRLRIVILLARWFSLSAVLPMLEASELASAGRYDDEIAAAPGMRQQERHHARMLATMSVRQAASGGIGANERWHRGDRSGALRAAVFGVNDGLVSNAALVLGFVGSGAPSRAILLAGVAGLLAGAFSMGAGEFVSVSSQREMFAAEIRREEDELRHFPAGEEHELALLYQAKGLPKEQAEETARKIMANPETALDTLAREELGLDPDELGSPWATAAASAASFTVGALVVVLPFLVASGTAAAVTAVLLTAIALAVVGGGLSLLAGDPPRRGATRQLLVGGLAAAAAFGIGGLLGISGA
- a CDS encoding inositol monophosphatase family protein translates to MADRPGAEELLALAVDVATEAGQLALRGRAGTVAAESTKSSPTDVVTALDRASEALVAKRLLEARPDDGILGEEGADATGTSGVRWIVDPIDGTVNFLYNLPNWAVSLAAEVDGEVVAGVVYAPALGRTYTALRGAGAALDGTPLRVSAVESLDMALIATGFGYTVERRTAQINVLTRVIPKVRDIRRMGAASLDLCSVAAGTLDGYYERGLKPWDHAAGGLIATEAGAVTGGLDGAPGTEALYIAAPPAIFGFLVDLLAAEPRADRD
- a CDS encoding aconitate hydratase produces the protein MDSFGSLGELVVGERAYTIRRLDAVPGAERLPYSLKVLLENLLRTEDGANITADHVRALANWDPKAEPSQEIQFTPARVIMQDFTGVPCVVDLAAMREAMVALGGDPAKINPLAPAEMVIDHSIIADHFGRPDAFDLNATLEFSRNRERYQFLRWGQAAFDNFTVVPPNTGIVHQVNLEYLARVVFTKQTAEGTLAYPDTLVGTDSHTTMINGLGVLGWGVGGIEAEAAMLGQPVSMLIPTVVGFKLTGELPAGTTATDMVLVITEQLRKHGVVGRFVEFYGEGVTSVPLANRATIGNMSPEYGSTCAIFPVDQETLNYLKLSGRPAELISLVEAYAKEQGLWHDPSREADYTTTLELDLSTVEPSLAGPKRPQDRVPLASAKPKFRTALADYASAALAGNATAVPLAAGGADEADDESFPASDSPTAIEDKKSDLPASSNGIAGDVKGRPSNPTAVTLADGTSFSIDHGAVAIAAITSCTNTSNPQVMIGAALLARNAVEKGLTRKPWVKTTLAPGSKVVMDYYNRAGLVPYLEKVGFNLVGFGCTTCIGNSGPLQEEISAGINEGDLAVVSVLSGNRNFEGRINPDIKMNYLASPPLVVAYALAGTMDVDLVNDPLGHAPDGSPVYLRDIWPTEAEVAAVVAEAITSDMFERDYADLSGDERWQSLPVGSGGEVSQTFDWAPDSTYVRHPPYFEGMAKTPAPRTDIVGARVMAVLGDSVTTDHISPAGNIKKDSPAGRYLTEHGVAAGDFNSYGSRRGNHEVMIRGTFANIRLRNRLAPGTEGGVTRHLPDGEQMAIYDAAQKYAAENVPLVVLAGKEYGSGSSRDWAAKGTALLGVRLVIAESYERIHRSNLIGMGVLPLQFAPGDSVESLGLTGEEVFTVTGLSEISEKTTTLTVQAGDKSFDAVVRIDTPGEADYYRHGGILPYVLRSLI